Proteins from a genomic interval of Microbacterium imperiale:
- a CDS encoding COX15/CtaA family protein, giving the protein MSQVRIRPGLIETVMPRTITRWTRVMGWLLVITNIGIVGTGGLVRLTGSGMGCETWPYCTAESLVPTPEMGVHGLIEFGNRTLTGVLVIVALLAFLSVIRLRATRRELPVLSFLVGFGIIVQAVVGGITVWLHLHPSIVGLHYLISAALVAIATAFLVRVYAAPGPRERVVPRWYAITAHLTTVAVTVTVVVGILLTGAGPHAGDDAAARNGLDPIFWQHVHSWPAYATLALTLVLVAGALRLPRTSGLRRWTGLLLGVELVQIAVGLWQARTGLPIVLVNIHMVLAVALVAAMVTVVMNLKASASPDARRPELREPAYTDAS; this is encoded by the coding sequence ATGTCGCAGGTCCGCATCCGCCCAGGACTGATCGAGACGGTCATGCCGCGCACCATCACGCGATGGACCCGCGTCATGGGATGGCTCCTGGTCATCACGAACATCGGCATCGTCGGAACGGGCGGTCTGGTGCGGCTCACCGGGTCGGGCATGGGCTGCGAGACGTGGCCCTATTGCACGGCGGAATCCCTCGTGCCGACGCCCGAGATGGGAGTGCACGGGCTCATCGAGTTCGGCAACCGCACGCTGACCGGCGTTCTCGTGATCGTCGCCCTGCTGGCGTTCCTCTCGGTCATCCGGCTGCGCGCAACCCGCCGCGAGCTGCCCGTGCTCAGCTTCCTCGTCGGGTTCGGCATCATCGTGCAGGCCGTCGTCGGCGGCATCACCGTCTGGCTGCACCTGCACCCGAGCATCGTCGGCCTGCACTACCTCATCTCGGCCGCGCTCGTCGCGATCGCGACCGCGTTCCTCGTGCGCGTCTACGCCGCCCCGGGACCGCGCGAGCGCGTCGTGCCCCGCTGGTACGCGATCACGGCCCACCTGACGACCGTCGCGGTCACCGTCACGGTGGTCGTGGGCATCCTGCTCACAGGGGCGGGTCCGCACGCCGGCGACGACGCCGCCGCTCGCAACGGCCTCGACCCCATCTTCTGGCAGCACGTGCACAGCTGGCCCGCGTACGCGACCCTCGCCCTGACGCTGGTGCTCGTGGCCGGCGCGCTGCGTCTTCCCCGCACCAGCGGGCTGCGCCGCTGGACGGGCCTGCTGCTGGGCGTCGAGCTCGTCCAGATCGCCGTGGGCCTGTGGCAGGCACGAACGGGCCTGCCCATCGTCCTGGTCAACATCCACATGGTGCTCGCGGTGGCTCTCGTTGCCGCCATGGTGACGGTCGTCATGAACCTCAAAGCCAGCGCCTCCCCCGATGCACGACGACCCGAGCTCCGGGAACCGGCGTACACAGACGCCTCATAG
- a CDS encoding dinucleotide-utilizing enzyme, protein MTVHPRLVRSVPFWLLIVGSVATIGGGVYVLVDKLTNMEATILDGTATGVDVYVGQVWGVFGGILVGAGALGLALALAVAAVRAGLTRREADHDHDEHDSRGEAHTASEASISAPATTAVPAHAPAAETAAAPVVPTSADVTASPEPTVSSTTPDASDSSDASHR, encoded by the coding sequence ATGACCGTTCACCCCCGCCTCGTCCGCAGCGTGCCGTTCTGGCTTCTGATCGTCGGATCGGTGGCGACGATCGGCGGTGGCGTCTACGTCCTCGTCGACAAGCTCACCAACATGGAGGCGACCATCCTGGACGGCACCGCCACGGGCGTCGACGTCTACGTCGGCCAGGTGTGGGGCGTCTTCGGCGGGATCCTCGTCGGAGCCGGCGCCCTCGGCCTGGCGCTCGCGCTCGCCGTCGCGGCGGTCCGCGCCGGCCTGACCCGCCGCGAGGCCGACCACGACCACGACGAGCACGACTCCCGCGGCGAGGCGCACACCGCGTCGGAGGCGTCCATCTCCGCCCCCGCCACCACGGCGGTTCCCGCGCACGCGCCTGCGGCTGAGACCGCGGCAGCACCGGTGGTGCCCACGTCCGCCGACGTCACCGCTTCGCCGGAGCCCACCGTCTCGTCGACCACCCCCGACGCCTCGGACAGCTCGGACGCCTCGCACCGCTGA
- a CDS encoding heme o synthase yields the protein MDITTTAGSVSVDTSRGTSLGAKVRAYVALTKPRVLELLLVTTVPVMLLAAGGLPNLWLVLATVVGGAMSAGSAAAFNMYLDRDIDAHMKRTENRPIVTGEVSPRGALIFAWTLAVASTAWLAATTNWVAASLSVFAIFFYVVIYTMILKRRTEQNIVWGGIAGCFPVVIGWSAVTGSLSWAALILFVLVFLWTPPHYWPLSMKYKNDYDEVDVPMLGATRNGSQVGLQVILYAWATVACSLLLIPVAPMGLVYSVSAVVFGGWFLYESHRLYNRAVRGEQARPMRVFHASITYLTLVFVAIAIDPLLPF from the coding sequence ATGGACATCACGACGACTGCCGGTTCGGTCTCCGTCGACACCTCTCGCGGCACGTCTCTCGGTGCGAAGGTGCGCGCGTACGTCGCGTTGACCAAACCGCGCGTGCTGGAGCTGCTGCTGGTCACGACGGTGCCCGTGATGCTGCTGGCCGCCGGCGGGCTGCCGAACCTGTGGCTCGTGCTCGCGACGGTCGTGGGTGGGGCGATGAGCGCCGGATCCGCCGCCGCGTTCAACATGTACCTCGATCGCGACATCGACGCGCACATGAAGCGCACCGAGAACCGGCCGATCGTCACCGGCGAGGTCTCTCCGCGTGGCGCCCTCATCTTCGCCTGGACGCTCGCCGTCGCATCGACCGCGTGGCTCGCCGCCACCACGAACTGGGTCGCCGCGTCGCTGAGCGTCTTCGCGATCTTCTTCTACGTCGTGATCTACACGATGATCCTCAAGCGTCGCACCGAGCAGAACATCGTCTGGGGCGGGATCGCCGGCTGCTTCCCCGTCGTGATCGGCTGGTCGGCCGTCACCGGATCGCTGTCGTGGGCCGCGCTGATCCTCTTCGTCCTCGTCTTTCTCTGGACGCCGCCGCACTACTGGCCGCTGTCGATGAAGTACAAGAACGACTACGACGAGGTCGACGTGCCGATGCTCGGCGCGACCCGCAACGGCTCGCAGGTCGGGCTGCAGGTCATCCTGTACGCCTGGGCCACCGTCGCCTGCTCGCTGCTCCTCATCCCCGTCGCGCCGATGGGCCTCGTCTACAGCGTGTCCGCCGTGGTGTTCGGCGGCTGGTTCCTGTACGAGTCGCACCGCCTGTACAACCGCGCGGTGCGCGGTGAGCAGGCCCGGCCGATGCGCGTGTTCCACGCCTCGATCACCTATCTGACGCTCGTCTTCGTGGCGATCGCGATCGACCCGCTGCTGCCCTTCTGA
- the tkt gene encoding transketolase, protein MSELRWDEVDRRAVDTARVLAADAVEKVGNGHPGTAMSLAPAAYLLYQRVLRHDPTDTDWLGRDRFILSAGHSSLTQYVQLYLGGFGLELDDLKALRTWGSLTPGHPEYGHTKGVEITTGPLGQGLATSVGFAYAARYERGLFDPDAAPGTSPFDHYVYVIASDGDIQEGITAEAGSLAGHQQLGNLIAIYDANQISIEDDTNVAFTEDVAARYEAYGWHVQTVDWKSTGEYVEDVAALYAAIEAAKGETDKPSLIVLKTIIGWPAPGKQNTGKIHGSALGADELAATKKVLGFDPEKTFEVADDVIAHTRSLAERAAADRAEWQKAFDAWAEAKPERKALLDRLESGELPADVSVPAFEAGKAVSTRAASGQVINALADQLPELWGGSADLAESNLTTIKSGKSFIPTEWSTHEWSGDPYGRVLHFGIREHAMGAIVNGIVLHGKTRAFGGTFLIFSDYMRPAVRLAALMNIPSIYVWTHDSIALGEDGPTHQPIEQISSLRLIPNFAVIRPADANETAAAWHELLRRQAGPAGIALTRQNIPVFPRGEDGFATTEGVAKGAYVLVDAEGGQPDVIIIATGSEVQLAVEAREQLAADGIQARVVSAPSLEWFAEQDEAYRESVLPAAVRARVSVEAGATPLWRSLVGDRGRSVGIDHFGASADYQTLFEKFGITTEAVVAAARATVEENNA, encoded by the coding sequence GTGTCGGAACTTCGTTGGGATGAGGTCGATCGGCGCGCGGTGGACACCGCCCGCGTCCTGGCCGCGGATGCGGTGGAGAAGGTGGGCAACGGCCACCCGGGGACGGCGATGAGCCTCGCCCCCGCCGCCTACCTCCTGTACCAGCGGGTGCTGCGGCACGACCCGACCGACACCGACTGGCTCGGACGCGACCGGTTCATCCTCTCCGCCGGCCACTCCTCGCTCACGCAGTACGTCCAGCTGTACCTCGGCGGCTTCGGGCTCGAGCTCGACGACCTCAAGGCGCTGCGCACGTGGGGCTCCCTCACCCCGGGTCACCCCGAGTACGGCCACACCAAGGGCGTCGAGATCACGACCGGCCCGCTCGGCCAGGGCCTCGCGACCTCCGTGGGCTTCGCCTACGCCGCACGCTATGAGCGCGGACTCTTCGACCCGGATGCCGCGCCCGGCACGTCCCCGTTCGACCACTACGTCTACGTGATCGCCAGCGACGGCGACATCCAGGAGGGCATCACGGCCGAGGCCGGGTCGCTCGCAGGCCACCAGCAGCTCGGCAACCTCATCGCGATCTACGACGCGAACCAGATCTCGATCGAGGACGACACCAACGTCGCCTTCACCGAAGACGTCGCCGCCCGCTACGAGGCCTACGGCTGGCACGTGCAGACGGTCGACTGGAAGAGCACCGGCGAGTACGTCGAGGACGTCGCCGCCCTCTACGCCGCCATCGAGGCCGCGAAGGGCGAGACCGACAAGCCCTCCCTCATCGTCCTGAAGACGATCATCGGCTGGCCCGCTCCCGGCAAGCAGAACACCGGCAAGATCCACGGTTCGGCTCTCGGTGCCGACGAGCTCGCCGCCACCAAGAAGGTGCTCGGCTTCGACCCCGAGAAGACGTTCGAGGTCGCCGACGACGTCATCGCCCACACCCGGTCGCTCGCCGAGCGCGCGGCGGCCGACCGCGCCGAGTGGCAGAAGGCCTTCGACGCCTGGGCCGAGGCCAAGCCCGAGCGCAAGGCGCTGCTCGATCGCCTGGAGTCGGGCGAGCTGCCCGCCGACGTCAGCGTCCCCGCATTCGAGGCGGGCAAGGCGGTCTCGACGCGTGCGGCGAGCGGGCAGGTCATCAACGCCCTCGCCGACCAGCTCCCCGAGCTGTGGGGAGGCTCGGCCGACCTCGCCGAGTCGAACCTGACGACGATCAAGTCGGGCAAGAGCTTCATCCCCACCGAGTGGTCCACGCACGAGTGGTCGGGCGACCCCTACGGCCGCGTCCTTCACTTCGGCATCCGCGAGCACGCGATGGGCGCCATCGTCAACGGCATCGTCCTGCACGGCAAGACGCGCGCCTTCGGCGGCACCTTCCTCATCTTCAGCGACTACATGCGCCCCGCGGTGCGTCTGGCCGCCCTGATGAACATCCCGTCGATCTACGTGTGGACGCACGACTCCATCGCCCTCGGCGAGGACGGCCCGACGCACCAGCCGATCGAGCAGATCTCGTCGCTGCGCCTCATCCCGAACTTCGCGGTGATCCGCCCCGCCGACGCGAACGAGACCGCCGCGGCGTGGCACGAGCTGCTCCGCCGTCAGGCCGGACCCGCGGGCATCGCCCTGACGCGTCAGAACATCCCGGTGTTCCCCCGCGGTGAGGACGGCTTCGCCACCACCGAAGGCGTCGCGAAGGGCGCATACGTGCTCGTCGACGCCGAGGGCGGCCAGCCGGACGTCATCATCATCGCCACCGGTTCCGAGGTGCAGCTGGCCGTCGAGGCCCGCGAGCAGCTCGCCGCCGACGGCATCCAGGCGCGCGTCGTGTCGGCTCCCTCGCTGGAGTGGTTCGCCGAGCAGGACGAGGCCTACCGCGAGTCGGTGCTGCCCGCCGCGGTGCGGGCCCGCGTCTCGGTCGAGGCCGGCGCGACCCCGCTGTGGCGCTCGCTCGTGGGCGACCGTGGTCGCTCCGTCGGCATCGACCACTTCGGCGCATCGGCCGACTACCAGACCCTGTTCGAGAAGTTCGGCATCACCACCGAGGCCGTCGTCGCGGCCGCCCGCGCAACCGTTGAGGAGAACAACGCATGA
- the tal gene encoding transaldolase, producing MSTPTQDLSDAGVSIWLDDLSRQRITTGNLQELIDTRNVVGVTTNPSIFQAAISAGVGYEEAIEAQAKAGASTDDTIFELTTTDVRNASDIFRPIFDKTGGVDGRVSIEVSPDLAHDTDATIAEAKKLAAAVDRPNVLIKIPATKAGLPAITEVIAAGISVNVTLIFSLERYSEVIEAYLTGLERAREAGIDLGGIHSVASFFVSRVDTEVDKRLVAIGTDAANELKSLAGVANARLAYELFEQKFAEQRAQDLVAAGANLQRPLWASTGVKDPALPDTLYVTELVAPGTVNTMPEKTLQATFDHGVISGDTVTGGYEAAHKVFADLAAVGVDLDEVTQLLEDEGVDKFIASWHDLQGTVTAALESAR from the coding sequence ATGAGCACCCCCACCCAGGACCTCTCCGACGCCGGCGTCAGCATCTGGCTCGACGATCTGTCGCGTCAGCGGATCACGACCGGCAATCTCCAGGAGCTCATCGACACGCGCAACGTCGTCGGCGTGACGACCAACCCGTCGATCTTCCAGGCGGCGATCAGCGCGGGTGTCGGCTACGAGGAGGCGATCGAGGCGCAGGCCAAGGCCGGCGCGTCCACCGACGACACGATCTTCGAGCTGACCACGACGGACGTCCGGAACGCGTCCGACATCTTCCGCCCGATCTTCGACAAGACCGGCGGCGTCGACGGCCGCGTGTCGATCGAGGTCTCCCCCGACCTCGCCCACGACACCGACGCGACGATCGCCGAGGCGAAGAAGCTCGCCGCGGCCGTCGACCGTCCGAACGTGCTCATCAAGATCCCCGCGACCAAGGCCGGCCTGCCGGCGATCACCGAGGTCATCGCCGCGGGCATCAGCGTCAACGTCACGCTGATCTTCTCGCTCGAGCGCTACAGCGAGGTCATCGAGGCGTACCTGACGGGTCTCGAGCGCGCTCGCGAGGCCGGCATCGACCTCGGCGGCATCCACTCGGTCGCGTCGTTCTTCGTCTCGCGTGTGGACACCGAGGTCGACAAGCGTCTGGTCGCCATCGGCACGGATGCCGCGAACGAGCTGAAGTCGCTCGCCGGCGTCGCGAACGCACGTCTGGCCTACGAGCTGTTCGAGCAGAAGTTCGCCGAGCAGCGCGCGCAGGACCTCGTCGCCGCCGGCGCGAACCTGCAGCGTCCGCTGTGGGCGTCGACGGGCGTCAAGGACCCCGCACTGCCCGACACCCTCTACGTCACCGAGCTCGTGGCTCCCGGCACGGTCAACACCATGCCCGAGAAGACGCTCCAGGCGACCTTCGACCACGGCGTGATCTCCGGCGACACGGTCACCGGGGGCTACGAGGCGGCGCACAAGGTGTTCGCCGACCTCGCCGCCGTCGGAGTCGACCTCGACGAGGTCACCCAGCTGCTCGAGGACGAGGGCGTCGACAAGTTCATCGCGTCCTGGCACGACCTGCAGGGCACGGTGACGGCAGCCCTGGAGAGCGCCCGGTGA
- a CDS encoding glucose-6-phosphate isomerase encodes MSFEIHVSGHVSEVVEQTVPGLVADLVASGITAGDADLWGPDAADEASRRLGWVQAVTVSRPLVAEIEALRADLVARGVTRVVLAGMGGSSLAPEVIARTHGVPLTILDSTAPGQVLAAIDGDPETGGLEQTVLVVSSKSGSTVETDAARRAFAAAWSDLGIDPADRIVVVTDPGSPLEAEARAAGHRVFAADPNVGGRYSALTAFGLVPAGLAGADIGQLLDEADATLLEVAVDDPRNPALVLAAAIAGGQPRRDKLALISDGTHIVGLPDWIEQLIAESTGKSGTGILPVVMTPLSPELDLPLDDLQVVRLVGDAVHFQILEQHPGEILVSGSLGAQFLVWEYATAIAGRLLGIDPFDQPDVEAAKAAARGLLDAQPVPTAPAFVENGVEVRVSEPSLAADGTLAGVLSALWQRVPADGYVAVQAYVDRGSVPQLAGVRELIAADAGRPTTFGWGPRFLHSTGQYHKGGPANGVFLQITERTDVDLEIPGRPFTFGRLIEAQASGDAAVLAERGRPVVTLTLTDPATEVLTLFEAAQ; translated from the coding sequence GTGAGCTTCGAGATCCACGTCTCGGGTCACGTCTCCGAGGTCGTCGAGCAGACGGTCCCGGGCCTCGTCGCCGATCTCGTCGCAAGCGGGATCACCGCCGGCGACGCCGACCTGTGGGGACCGGATGCCGCCGACGAGGCGTCTCGGCGCCTCGGGTGGGTCCAGGCCGTCACGGTCTCGCGCCCGCTGGTCGCCGAGATCGAGGCGCTCCGCGCGGACCTCGTCGCGCGCGGCGTGACCCGTGTCGTGCTCGCGGGGATGGGTGGTTCCTCGCTCGCACCCGAGGTGATCGCCCGCACGCACGGCGTGCCCCTGACGATCCTCGACTCCACCGCCCCCGGCCAGGTGCTGGCGGCGATCGACGGCGACCCCGAGACGGGCGGTCTCGAGCAGACCGTGCTCGTCGTGTCGTCGAAGTCCGGATCGACGGTCGAGACGGATGCCGCAAGGCGCGCGTTCGCCGCTGCGTGGAGCGATCTCGGCATCGACCCGGCCGACCGCATCGTCGTCGTCACCGACCCGGGCTCGCCGCTCGAGGCCGAGGCGCGCGCAGCCGGTCACCGGGTGTTCGCGGCCGACCCCAACGTGGGCGGGCGCTACTCGGCACTCACGGCGTTCGGCCTCGTGCCCGCGGGCCTTGCCGGTGCGGACATCGGGCAGCTGCTCGACGAAGCGGACGCGACCCTGCTCGAGGTCGCCGTCGATGACCCGCGCAACCCGGCGCTCGTGCTGGCCGCGGCGATCGCGGGTGGACAGCCGCGGCGCGACAAGCTGGCGCTCATCAGCGACGGCACCCACATCGTCGGTCTGCCCGACTGGATCGAGCAGCTCATCGCGGAGTCGACGGGCAAGTCCGGGACCGGCATCCTGCCCGTCGTCATGACACCGCTCTCGCCCGAGCTCGACCTCCCTCTGGATGACCTGCAGGTGGTCCGCCTGGTCGGCGACGCGGTGCACTTCCAGATCCTCGAGCAGCACCCGGGCGAGATCCTCGTCAGCGGTTCCCTCGGCGCGCAGTTCCTCGTCTGGGAGTACGCGACGGCGATCGCGGGACGACTGCTCGGCATCGACCCGTTCGATCAGCCCGACGTCGAGGCGGCCAAGGCCGCCGCCCGCGGTCTGCTCGACGCGCAGCCCGTCCCGACAGCGCCGGCGTTCGTCGAGAACGGCGTCGAGGTGCGCGTCTCCGAACCGTCGCTCGCGGCGGACGGCACCCTGGCGGGCGTCCTGTCGGCTCTGTGGCAGCGCGTGCCCGCGGACGGCTACGTCGCGGTGCAGGCGTACGTCGACCGAGGCTCCGTGCCGCAGCTGGCCGGCGTGCGCGAACTCATCGCCGCCGACGCGGGCCGTCCGACGACGTTCGGCTGGGGACCGCGGTTCCTGCACTCCACCGGTCAGTACCACAAGGGCGGACCGGCGAACGGGGTGTTCCTCCAGATCACCGAACGCACCGACGTCGACCTCGAGATCCCCGGGCGCCCCTTCACCTTCGGTCGACTGATCGAGGCACAGGCATCCGGCGACGCCGCGGTGCTGGCCGAACGCGGCCGCCCCGTCGTGACGCTGACCCTCACGGATCCCGCCACCGAGGTCCTCACCCTTTTCGAAGCAGCCCAGTAG
- the zwf gene encoding glucose-6-phosphate dehydrogenase, translating to MTVEISRAHNPLRDPDDRRLNRIAGPSALVIFGVTGDLSRKKLMPAVYDLANRGLLPPGFALVGFARRDWEDQDFAEVVHAAVKQYARTPFREETWKQLLQGIRFVSGEFGDADAFSRLRETVEKLDVDRGTMGNHAFYLSIPPKDFPIVAKQLKDSGLVDENADSDTWRRVVIEKPFGSDLKTARELNAALEVAFPADSIFRIDHYLGKETVQNILALRFANELFEPIWNANYVDHVQITMAEDIGVGGRAGYYDGIGAARDVIQNHLLQLLALTAMEEPISMEANHLRAEKEKVLAAVQLPEDLSTATARGQYAGGWQGGEEVTGFLAEEGMDPQSTTETYAAIKVDIATRRWAGVPFYLRTGKRLGRRVTEIAVVFKRAPQHLFLRNQTTELGQNALVIRVQPDEGVTIRFGSKVPGAATEVRDVTMDFGYGHAFTESSPEAYERLILDVLLGDPPLFPRHEEVELSWRILDPVEKFWAEQGGPLEQYAPGSWGPTSADELLARDGRVWRRP from the coding sequence ATGACCGTGGAGATCTCGCGCGCCCACAACCCTCTGCGCGATCCCGACGACCGCCGCCTGAACCGCATCGCGGGGCCCAGCGCCCTCGTGATCTTCGGCGTCACCGGCGACCTGTCGCGGAAGAAGCTCATGCCCGCCGTCTACGACCTCGCCAACCGCGGGCTGCTGCCACCGGGCTTCGCGCTCGTGGGCTTCGCCCGCCGCGACTGGGAGGACCAGGACTTCGCCGAGGTCGTGCACGCCGCCGTCAAGCAGTACGCGCGCACGCCGTTCCGCGAGGAGACCTGGAAGCAGCTGCTGCAGGGCATCCGCTTCGTGTCCGGCGAGTTCGGTGACGCCGACGCGTTCAGCCGTCTGCGCGAGACCGTCGAGAAGCTCGACGTCGATCGAGGCACGATGGGCAACCACGCGTTCTACCTGTCGATCCCGCCGAAGGACTTCCCCATCGTGGCGAAGCAGCTCAAGGACTCGGGCCTGGTCGACGAGAACGCCGACAGCGACACGTGGCGCCGCGTCGTCATCGAGAAGCCGTTCGGCAGCGACCTGAAGACGGCCCGCGAGCTCAACGCGGCGCTCGAAGTGGCCTTCCCGGCCGACTCCATTTTCCGCATCGACCACTACCTCGGTAAGGAGACGGTGCAGAACATCCTCGCGCTGCGTTTCGCGAACGAGCTGTTCGAGCCGATCTGGAACGCCAACTACGTCGACCACGTCCAGATCACGATGGCCGAGGACATCGGCGTCGGCGGCCGTGCCGGCTACTACGACGGCATCGGCGCGGCCCGCGACGTCATCCAGAATCACCTGCTGCAGCTGCTCGCGCTCACCGCGATGGAAGAGCCCATCTCGATGGAGGCGAACCACCTGCGCGCCGAGAAGGAGAAGGTGCTCGCCGCGGTTCAGCTGCCCGAGGATCTGTCGACCGCCACGGCGCGCGGACAGTACGCCGGCGGCTGGCAGGGCGGTGAGGAGGTCACCGGGTTCCTCGCCGAGGAGGGGATGGATCCGCAGTCGACCACCGAGACGTATGCGGCCATCAAGGTCGACATCGCCACGCGTCGCTGGGCCGGGGTTCCGTTCTACCTCCGCACCGGCAAGCGGCTCGGCCGTCGCGTCACCGAGATCGCAGTGGTGTTCAAGCGCGCCCCGCAGCACCTCTTCCTGCGCAACCAGACCACGGAGCTCGGGCAGAACGCGCTCGTCATCCGGGTCCAGCCCGACGAGGGCGTCACGATCCGTTTCGGCTCGAAGGTGCCCGGCGCCGCCACCGAGGTGCGCGACGTGACGATGGACTTCGGTTACGGCCACGCGTTCACCGAGTCCAGCCCCGAGGCCTACGAGCGCCTCATCCTCGATGTGCTGCTCGGCGACCCGCCGCTGTTCCCCCGTCACGAAGAGGTCGAGCTGTCGTGGCGCATCCTCGACCCGGTCGAGAAGTTCTGGGCCGAGCAGGGCGGACCGCTCGAGCAGTATGCCCCCGGCTCGTGGGGCCCCACTTCCGCAGATGAACTGCTGGCCCGCGACGGCCGCGTCTGGAGGCGTCCATGA
- a CDS encoding glucose-6-phosphate dehydrogenase assembly protein OpcA: MIVDLPDTTVSKIARELVNVREEGGAVALGRVLTLVIATSHGLEEDAIEAANDASREHPMRVIVLITQPDGESKLDAQIRVGGDAGASEVVVLRASGGAASNDEALITGLLLPDAPVVAWWPDHPPARPSQSPIGRIAQRRITDASTLPYDSGRLAALGDGYAPGDTDLAWTRLTHWREQLAAVLDQPPYEPVTAVEVIGSGSSPSTGLLAAWLRLMLDVPVEWRYAPSDEWEHGIRSVRLKRPSGDVLLERSTPVDATLTQSGQPSHDLVLPRRTLRECLAEELRRLGPDVLYGRVITEGWQRLHGAPEQGA; this comes from the coding sequence ATGATCGTCGACCTGCCCGACACCACGGTGTCGAAGATCGCCCGTGAGCTGGTCAACGTGCGCGAGGAGGGCGGCGCCGTCGCCCTCGGCCGCGTGCTGACGCTCGTGATCGCGACATCCCACGGGCTCGAGGAGGACGCCATCGAGGCGGCCAACGACGCCTCGCGCGAGCACCCCATGCGGGTCATCGTGCTCATCACGCAGCCCGACGGCGAGTCGAAGCTCGACGCCCAGATCCGCGTGGGCGGCGACGCCGGCGCGAGCGAGGTCGTGGTGCTTCGCGCCAGCGGCGGCGCCGCGAGCAACGACGAGGCACTCATCACCGGCCTGCTGCTGCCCGACGCTCCCGTCGTGGCCTGGTGGCCCGATCACCCGCCGGCACGGCCGTCGCAGTCGCCCATCGGCCGCATCGCGCAGCGCCGCATCACCGACGCCTCGACTCTGCCCTACGACAGCGGACGCCTCGCGGCTCTGGGTGACGGCTACGCGCCCGGCGACACCGACCTGGCCTGGACGCGCCTGACGCACTGGCGGGAACAGCTCGCGGCGGTGCTCGACCAGCCGCCCTACGAGCCGGTCACCGCGGTCGAGGTCATCGGCAGCGGCAGCTCGCCCTCGACCGGGCTGCTCGCGGCCTGGCTGCGCCTCATGCTCGACGTCCCCGTCGAATGGCGTTACGCGCCCAGCGACGAGTGGGAGCACGGCATCCGCAGCGTCCGCCTCAAGCGGCCGAGCGGCGACGTGCTGCTCGAGCGGTCGACGCCGGTGGATGCGACGCTGACCCAGTCCGGGCAGCCGTCGCACGACCTGGTCCTTCCCCGCCGGACGCTGCGCGAATGCCTCGCCGAGGAGCTGCGCCGCCTCGGACCCGACGTCCTGTACGGCCGCGTGATCACCGAGGGATGGCAGCGGCTGCACGGCGCGCCGGAGCAGGGCGCCTGA
- the pgl gene encoding 6-phosphogluconolactonase translates to MATAEKRVVISADPDSLTQAVADRFLDRVGTWGADGRTVHVGLAGGGIIGDVLTRLGAHPRVDAVDWSHVHFWWVDERFVPKGSEERNDALARRAFLDRISVPSANVHAIAAADETDDAESAAAAYADELAAFGSDGSAWPVFDICFLGVGSDGHIASLFPDRPEITLTDRAASAVHDSPKPPADRVTLTRPVINASKRVWMVLVGPDKSAALGLALAGASYHSVPAAGAKGTRRTILFTDEATAAQVPPELIDDQY, encoded by the coding sequence GTGGCGACGGCAGAGAAACGCGTCGTCATCAGTGCCGACCCCGACAGCCTGACGCAGGCCGTCGCCGATCGCTTCCTCGACCGCGTGGGCACGTGGGGTGCGGATGGCCGCACCGTTCACGTCGGCCTGGCCGGCGGCGGGATCATCGGTGACGTGCTGACCCGCCTGGGCGCGCACCCCCGGGTCGACGCCGTTGACTGGTCGCACGTCCATTTCTGGTGGGTCGACGAGCGGTTCGTGCCCAAGGGCAGCGAGGAACGCAACGATGCCCTGGCTCGGCGCGCCTTCCTCGACCGCATCAGCGTCCCGTCCGCCAACGTCCACGCCATCGCGGCGGCCGACGAGACGGATGACGCCGAGTCGGCCGCGGCAGCCTACGCCGACGAGCTCGCGGCCTTCGGATCCGACGGGTCGGCCTGGCCCGTGTTCGACATCTGCTTCCTCGGGGTCGGCTCTGACGGACACATCGCGTCGCTGTTCCCCGACCGCCCCGAGATCACGCTCACTGACCGCGCCGCCTCCGCCGTCCACGACTCCCCCAAGCCGCCCGCAGATCGCGTCACGCTGACCCGTCCGGTCATCAACGCCTCGAAGCGGGTGTGGATGGTCCTCGTCGGCCCGGACAAGTCCGCGGCCCTCGGGCTGGCGCTGGCCGGCGCGAGCTATCACAGCGTCCCGGCCGCGGGCGCGAAGGGCACCCGGCGAACGATCCTCTTCACGGACGAGGCGACCGCCGCTCAGGTGCCGCCGGAGCTCATCGACGACCAGTACTGA